The Chionomys nivalis chromosome 1, mChiNiv1.1, whole genome shotgun sequence sequence ATGTCCGTCCAGTCCTCTGCAGAGTGTTCATTCCCTTACCGTAAGCTTTAGTCTTACAGTTACAGAGGGGCAACAGTGATGGTAAAAGCAAGTGAACCATCCCAGAAGGCTGTTCTCCAAAGGAGAAAATGACCTCTTTGAAGTTAAGGAGACTCTTAAGACAGACACATTTCAGAAGGAACCTGTCAAGGGTTTGTTAAAGACCTGAGGTCTTGGCGGGTGGATGACATTAAGAAGCACATGCTGAAAGCCACACTGGGAAAAAACTTTCTTCTCAGAAATAGTAGATTCACTCATTTCATCAAACCTCGCACCAGAAGATGCTCCACGTGGGGTCAGGTGCTccgaagtaacaatgaaaatccTGATGCCCGTGCGGCTTTAAATCCAATCAAGGAAGTAAGATTAGGACAGTTAACCTTGACACGTTTCTTTCTggtctgtttggtttttgtttttcaagacaggggtttttctgtgtagccctgaatgttctggaactcgctctatagaccaagctggcctcaaactcagagatctgcctgccactgcctcccaagtgctgggattaaaggtgtgcatcgccATTCCTAGCTCATGTTGACAACATAtttcttatttgttgttttttatttatcaactttatttattatttaccacTTCACATATTTATAGACAATTAACTCATAAATTAGGTCCCAAAAGTTaggctttctttcattttgaacaGAAAGTATTCTTAGGTATTGTAGAGTTTAGTCGAAGGTACTCAACAAGGGCTGGAAGCCAGGAAGACTAGAAGGATCTGGGAAATCTAGTGGAGCAGCCTTTAGATGTAGGTGTCGGGTTTAGGTGAGAAACAAAGCACATGGAAATGAAGGTGAAGAGTCATTCCAAAGGTGAAAGGTCATCCCAAATAGAGACAGTATCGAAGACAAGCTGAGAGATGGGCTTATTTCTTTGCAAGGCTCTGAGAAAACAAACTTGGCTAAACCACACAATCTAGCGATCTGGGTGAAATAGGGTTGGATGGAAAATGTAGAGCTGGGTCCCAGGGTATCTCAAAACCGAACTGGGTGCACAAATGTGGTATCTTCAAACTGAATATGGGAGAAGAATCAGAAGGGAAACTGGACAGTCATTTTGGAGGACTATATAGGTCACCATAGAAAAAATAAGTGTGTTATTTCAGTATGGCTGGTGCCCTCCAGTTATGACTCCCTTCATCTCTGGACCTAGGGATGCCCAGATGCAGTAAGAGCCTAAGCAAGTGTGTTAATGGGGCCGAGGAGATAAAGATGAGAGGTCACAGTCAAAGCCCGGGGAGGTACCAAGAATGGTTTGTCCAGGAAAGAGACCACTCACAGTGAGCAGCCAGGCTCTCAGGAATGATTTCCCAAAGACAAGGGCGGAGAAAAAGGGTCCCCCCTAATTTCACAGTTTTATCCACCATCAGTTATTTGAAGACCAAGTCTAGGTAAAACCGCCCTTCTATCTGCCCAGAGAAAGTCATGGTACTTTGCTTAATGGGTGCTCTTTGGAATCTTAGGATTAAAATCAGACTTTGGGAGAAGCCCCTGAAATGGGGATTAAGCATTCTCCCCATAGCGTCCTAGACACATTGGAATAGACTGTAAGGAAGCAGACGTCCCTGAGGACACACCTCTCCGGGCCGAAGCACCTCTGGCCAGCAGTAAATGAGAAATAATTGTTCTCACCAAAGGATTCTCCGTGGAAACTGGACTAGGCGTGTCTTTCTGTCCTTCCGGTTCTTTTTATAGACACTTCTGGAACCTGAGTGAGGTCCTGCAGGTCTTCCGCCCATTTGAGGAGAGATTAAAGCACCTGAAGCTGTCTCCTCCTTACTCACTGCAGTCGCAGCTTCAGCACCACTGCGGCCTCATCAGTTTCCAGAGAAGGCACCGAGGAGGTAAGTGGGCTTCCAGCAGCTGGGAACCGGGATCCCCACTCCTGCCAGCTGAGTTTGGACTAGctgagggggaatggagttgggagTATCCAGATGCATCGGGGTATCTTGTGTTTGCttattgtgctgttttattttattggattcAAAATTGTTGTTTTCCTAGGCCACCTCATTTAAGTCAGGGATTTTAGTCCTAAATATCTGTAAGGTTACTTGAAAGAAGGTGACATTTTGTATACTTTTTTTGATGAACAAAAAAACAGGTGTTTAATAAAAGCCCATTGCATTGGGATGACTTGAattaaaatggaagaagaaacagCCATTCAAATTACTGGGGAACATGGCAGGCCTCTCTCTGCTTTAAGCAGGGCATCCGTGTTTGAGACAATCCAACCAAGGATGGCTTGACATTCTAGTGCCTGATGCAACGAGGAGCCCACCAATCAGACAAGAAGATTCTGCTTGCCTTTAAGTGGCCTTTGGAAATTCCGATGTGAAAACAGACAAACTATCTGGGGTCACCTAGGGAAGAGCATTCTGGTTTGGCTCTGCAGAGAGGGAGCTAAGTTAGTGTGGAAGTGTTTAGTTTAGccttctcatttccttcctgGTTGACCTACACACAGCAGTTATAAATACGGTGCTAGTAGAGAAGATGGTATTCCTACATTTATAGACTATACTTGTGTCTCTCAGATCTTTATCCCAGCCAGGAAGATTGGTGTCAAACAAAATGTTACTCTCCTGGTCTGGGTGACTATTTGGTGAAGTCATTCCCTGCAAATGCTCGGTGTCTTCATTCGGAACAAAGGACAGGACACCCAGCAGGCATTCTTGTGAGTGAATTTAGCATCACAAGTTATCTTCATCTTCACTTTTCCCCTGCAGGAGACCAGGCATTCATCCCTGTGAGGTCTacctgtaagccaccatgtacgAGGACTGCGTGAAGTCCACAGAAGACTATTACCTCTTCTGTGACAATGAGGGGCCATGGACCATCGTTCTGGAGTCCTTGGCAGTGATTGGCATAGTGGTGACAATACTGCTGCTCCTGGCAGTCCTCTTCCTCATGCGGAGGGTGCAGGACTGCAGCCAGTGGAACGTGCTTCCCACACAGTTCCTCTTCCTTCTCGGTGTGCTGGGGCTCTTCGGACTTGCTTTTGCCTTCATCATCCAGCTCAACCAACAAACCGCCCCTGTCCGCTACTTCCTCTTTGGGGTTCTCTTTGCTAtctgtttctcctgcctcttgGCTCACGCTTCCAACCTGGTGAAGCTGGTCCGCGGTAGAGTCTCCTTCTGCTGGACAACAATCCTCTTCATTGCTATCGGTGTCAGCCTGTTGCAGATCATCATCGCCATAGAGTATGTGACCCTCATCATGACGAGAGGGTCGATGTTCGTGCACATGACACCCTGTGAGCTCAATGTAGACTTTGTCTGTCTCCTGATCTATGTCCTCTTCCTGATGGCCCTCACGTTCTTTGTCTCCAAGGCCACCTTCTGTGGCCCGTGTGAGAACTGGAAGCAACATGGGAGGCTCATCTTTGCCACCGTGCTGGTCTCCATCATTATCTGGGTGGTGTGGATCTCCATGCTCCTGAGAGGCAACCCTCAGCTCCAGCGACAGCCGCAGTGGGACGACGCAGTCATTTGCATTGGCCTCGTCACCAACGCCTGGGTCTTCCTGCTGCTGTATATCATCCCTGAGCTGTGCATCCTCTACAGATGCAGTAGGCAGGAGTGTCCTCCGCAAGGCAACGTCTGCCAGGTCCCAGTCTACCAGCGCAGCTTCAGGATGGAGAACCAGGAGCTCTCCAGAGGTACAACCCGGAGGGACTGTGGCAGGGAGGGAATTAAGCAGGCAGAAAGAACACAGAGCCGTCTCACTGGCACAGGCCAGAGTTTTTGGTGAGTTCTGTCAAGTATAGAGACAAAGCCTTTTGGAACCCAGTGGAAAGCAGATCTCCTAAAACGTAGTCTTTATGTGGaaagaacaagacaaaaagaaTTGAAGGCTCTTAAGGAAAAGGTGCAACTGTTGCTGCTACTTGTCAATGAGTTAACTAAAATGAGTTAACTAAGCCGGTGTGGTCGCACACACAGAGGCTAATACGAGAGGCTGGGGTGTTCATAGTCCTCCTTGGTGACacagagttcgagaccagcttgaaCCACATGAGTGtctccaaaaataataataaaataaacaaatagaataaaatgagtTAACCAGCCCCAGG is a genomic window containing:
- the Gprc5d gene encoding G-protein coupled receptor family C group 5 member D isoform X2, translated to MYEDCVKSTEDYYLFCDNEGPWTIVLESLAVIGIVVTILLLLAVLFLMRRVQDCSQWNVLPTQFLFLLGVLGLFGLAFAFIIQLNQQTAPVRYFLFGVLFAICFSCLLAHASNLVKLVRGRVSFCWTTILFIAIGVSLLQIIIAIEYVTLIMTRGSMFVHMTPCELNVDFVCLLIYVLFLMALTFFVSKATFCGPCENWKQHGRLIFATVLVSIIIWVVWISMLLRGNPQLQRQPQWDDAVICIGLVTNAWVFLLLYIIPELCILYRCSRQECPPQGNVCQVPVYQRSFRMENQELSRDC
- the Gprc5d gene encoding G-protein coupled receptor family C group 5 member D isoform X1; its protein translation is MYEDCVKSTEDYYLFCDNEGPWTIVLESLAVIGIVVTILLLLAVLFLMRRVQDCSQWNVLPTQFLFLLGVLGLFGLAFAFIIQLNQQTAPVRYFLFGVLFAICFSCLLAHASNLVKLVRGRVSFCWTTILFIAIGVSLLQIIIAIEYVTLIMTRGSMFVHMTPCELNVDFVCLLIYVLFLMALTFFVSKATFCGPCENWKQHGRLIFATVLVSIIIWVVWISMLLRGNPQLQRQPQWDDAVICIGLVTNAWVFLLLYIIPELCILYRCSRQECPPQGNVCQVPVYQRSFRMENQELSRARDSDGAEEDVALTAHGTPIQLQTVDPSQEYLIPRATLSPQQDAGL